The genomic interval AATTGTGGGCATTACCGATTATGCGCAGTCACAGCTTGGCGATGTCGTCTTTGTTGAAGTTCCGGAAGTTTATGTGGAGATTGCTGTTGGAGCGGGGTTTTCCGTCGTAGAATCCGTGAAAGCAGTATCTGATATCTATGCACCGTTGAGCGGTACGATCGTCGAGGTAAATGATGCGCTTGCTGATGCACCGGAGCTCATGAACGAGGATCCGTATGGTAAGGGCTGGCTGGCTGTAATTGAACTTGCCGATCAAAGCGAGTTAGACAATTTACTGAGCAGCGCAGCTTATGAAAAATTGCTGACGGAGGAAGATTAACATGGCTTGGAGCTATTTGCCTCATACTGATGAAGATCGCCATGCTATGCTTGCAGAAATCGGTGTGGAAGATACCGAAACATTATTTCGTGATATTCCGGAAACTTTACGATGTAAGCGTTCCTTAGATTTGCCGGCTGCACGATCGGAACCAGAGCTGGTAAGAACTTTGCAGAGCTTAGCAAAGCAAAACGCAAATCTGCAATCGTATACTTGCTTTTTGGGCGCAGGTGCATATGATCACTACATTCCGAGTGTCGTTGATCATGTCATCAGGCGTTCAGAGTTCTATACCGCTTATACACAATATCAGCCGGAAATCTCGCAGGGATATTTACAGGCATTATGGGAATATCAAACGATGATTTGTCAGTTAACCGGCATGGCAGTTTCGAATGCTTCTATGTATGACGGTGGTACTGCTTTAGCGGAAGCCGCGATGATGGCTTGTGGGGTTACGCGACGGCGTGAAATTTTGGTCGCCCGCACCGTACATCCAAATTATCGCGATGTGCTCCATACTTATGGCATGGATCGGGATGATAAAATAACGGAATTTGATTACATAGATGGCACGATTGATAAAGAAAAATGCGGGCAGCTGCTCAATAAAAATGTAGCGGCAGTGGTGATACAATCGCCAAATTTCTTTGGCTGTATTGAAGATATAAGAGAGATAGCGGCACTTGCACATGCACAGGGGGCACTGCTTATCGTAGCAGTAGATCCGATTTCCTTAGGACTGTTAGAAGCACCGGGCGTGCTTGGTGCAGATATTGTTGTTGGCGAAGGTCAGCCTTTAGGCTTGCCAGTTTCTTTTGGCGGTCCTTATTTAGGCTTTTTTGCAACGAGCGAAAAGTTGATGCGCAAGATGCCGGGGCGAATTGTCGGGCAAACGGTAGATCATGAAGGAAATCGTGGGTTTGTGCTGACTTTGCAGGCACGTGAGCAACATATTCGCAGAGAGAAGGCGACGTCCAATATCTGCTCGAATGAGGCCTTATGTGCTTTGACCGCAGCCGTGTATTTGAGTGCAGTGGGGAAAGAGGGCTTACAGCAGGTAGCCGCACTATCCTTGCAAAAAGCGCACTATGCGCAACGAGAATTAACGAAATTAAAAGGTGTGTGTACTGCCTTTGGGGCAAGTTATTTTAAGGAGTTTGTGATACAGTGTGCACACCCGATTCAGGAGATCAATGCTGCATTGCTGCAAGAAAACATCATTGGCGGGTTGGATTTGGGGCGGTATTATCCGGAACTTGAAAATTGTATGCTGCTTTGCGTAACAGAAAATAGAACACACGAAGATATCCATCGATTGGTAGAAAAATTGGGGGCGATCTTATGAGAAAAGCACAAGCCTTAATTTTTGAAACGAGTAAAACAGGTCGCTGTGCGATCGATTTGCCAAGCTGCGATGTGCCGGAAGAAGCGATCGATACACTGATTCCCAAAGAATTTCTTCGCGCGGAGCCTGCACCTCTGCCTGAACTTAGTCAGCTGGATTTAATGCGCCATTATACGGCGTTATCAGGGCGTAATTTTGGTGTGGATTCTGGATTTTATCCGTTGGGTTCGTGTACGATGAAATATAATCCGAAAGTCAATGAAGATGTTTGTCGGTATGCCGGTTTTGCTTCTTTACATCCTTTGCAACAGCCTGAAAGTGTGCAAGGTGCACTTAAAATCCTGTATGATATGCAGCAATATCTTGCCGAGATTGCGGGAATGGATGCGGTAACGATGCAACCAGTTGCCGGTGCGCATGGTGAATTGACAGGGCTTAAACTGATTTGCGCCTATCATCGATATCGAGGACAGGATCGGACGAAGGTGATCGTACCGGATTCGGCGCATGGTACCAATCCAGCTTCGGCTGCGGTATGCGGACTTGAAATTGTGGAAATCAAATCATGTGCAGATGGATCCATTGATGTAGATGCACTTCGAGCAGCCGTTGGTTCGGATACGGCGGCACTTATGCTGACGAATCCGAGTACGTTAGGTCTATTTGAAACGAAAATCAGTGAAATCGCTGATATCGTACATGAGGCAGGCGGACTTTTATATTATGATGGTGCGAATGCCAATGCGATTATGGGAATCGTCAGACCGGGAGATATGGGGTTTGATGTAGTGCATTTTAATTTACATAAGACTTTTGGCACACCACATGGCGGTGGCGGACCGGGGGCGGGCGCTGTTGGTGTCAAAAAGAGCTTGACTCCGTTTTTACCGGTGCCGATGATTACATGGGATGGCAGCCAGTATCTATTAGAGGAAAAACGACCGCTTTCAATTGGAAAGGTACATTCTTTTTATGGAAATTTTGGTGTGATTGTACGCGCGTATGCGTATATCCTTGCTTTGGGCGCAGAGGGTTTGCGGCAAGCCAGTCTGGATGCTGTCATGAATGCGAACTATTGTCAGCAAAAGTTAAAAGGCGCGTATGATGCACCGTTTGAGCGTTTCTGTATGCATGAATGTATTTTGACATCGAAAAAACAGCAGCAATATGGTTTACATACATTAGACCTTGCCAAACGTTTACTCGATTATGGCTATCATCCGCCAACGATTTATTTTCCGTTGATTGTTGAGGAAGCGATGATGATCGAGCCGACGGATACGGAAAGCAAGGAAACTCTGGATGCGTTTATCGACGTGATGCTGAAGATTGCCCAAGAGGCTGAAACGAATGCAGCCGAGATCCAAAGTGCACCGCATACAACGGTCGTTGGACGATTGGATGAAACGCTGGCCGCGCGAAAACCGGTGGTAAGATGGCGGGGATAATCTGTTTCAGCTATCCAAATCAGACAAAGTCGGTCAGTGTCACTGCGCAGGAATGCGCGCAGGATTGTGCGCATTGCGGGGGGCATTATCTAAAACAAATGCTGCCGATTTCGGCAATTGAGGCAAGCGATGCCAAAAGTTTTTTAATTAGTGGAGGCTGCGAAGCGGGCGGTCGTGTTCCAATTGGTGCGCATATGAAAGAATTGAAAGCAGCTAAGAAAGGCAGACGTTACAACCTTCATGTAGGCTTAATCAATCAAAAAGAAATTGATCAAATCGCGGAGATCGCAGATTTTGTTTCTTTTGATTTTGTAGGTGATCAGGAGACGATTCGTGAGGTATTCGGCTTGCAAAAAAATGTGGAAGATTATATGCACTGCTATCAGGCCCTTAGGCAGAAGGTCAACGTCATGCCGCATATTTGCATTGGACTGCATGGTGGCGAGATTAAAGGAGAATATAAGGCACTCGAACTTTTGCAAAAGCTCGGAATGGATGGCTTGACGTTCATCATTTTCACTCCTACGCGCGGTACGCAATATGCAGATCGTTTGCCGCCTAAAATGGAAGAGGTCGTCAAGTTACTAAAGTGGGCACGGCGAACTTGTCCGGAAATTCCTATCCACTTGGGCTGTATGCGTCCAGGTGGACGTTATCGGAATGAGATTGACCAATGGGCAGTAAAAATCGGTTTGGATACGATTGTGAATCCTACGCCCAAAGCAGTAGAATTGGCGAAAACATTGGGGCTGACAATTCATCGCAGTGAGGAGTGCTGTGTATTATGAATGTTTGGAAGTTATCGGCGGGGACGGCGTGTGTGATCGGTAAGAAAAAAATGAAGGCAAAAGATTTGCCGACCACTGCGTATATTATGCTCGGAGAAAAGTGTAAAAATCATTGTCGATTTTGTGCGCAGTCGCAGGAAAGCACTGCACGAACCAATCTGCTTTCCCGGATCACCTGGCCGTCTGTTGCTTGTGAAGAGGCGGTGCAGGGGATTGCAAGTGAACATCAGGCAGGCAGGATCAAACGTGCTTGTTTGCAGATTGTTGACAGTGAGCATAGCTGGGGTGAAACGATGCAAGCTTTAGATGCACTGCATCATCACAGTAAAATTCCGATTTGTGTTTCGAGTCATTTGGATACCGTAGAACAGGCAAAAGAACTTGTGGAAAACGGTGCGCAAAGAATTTGTATTGCGCTCGATGCGGCTACACCGGAAGTATATGAGAAAGTGAAAACAGGGGATTGGTCTGCGAAATGGAACTTGCTATGTGCATGTGCAAAAGCATTGCCGGGGCGTGTTACGACACATCTTATCGTAGGCTTGGGTGAAACCGAGCAA from Massilibacillus massiliensis carries:
- the gcvH gene encoding glycine cleavage system protein GcvH; translation: MHIPAELKYSCDHEWVKIEGNRAIVGITDYAQSQLGDVVFVEVPEVYVEIAVGAGFSVVESVKAVSDIYAPLSGTIVEVNDALADAPELMNEDPYGKGWLAVIELADQSELDNLLSSAAYEKLLTEED
- the gcvPA gene encoding aminomethyl-transferring glycine dehydrogenase subunit GcvPA, whose amino-acid sequence is MAWSYLPHTDEDRHAMLAEIGVEDTETLFRDIPETLRCKRSLDLPAARSEPELVRTLQSLAKQNANLQSYTCFLGAGAYDHYIPSVVDHVIRRSEFYTAYTQYQPEISQGYLQALWEYQTMICQLTGMAVSNASMYDGGTALAEAAMMACGVTRRREILVARTVHPNYRDVLHTYGMDRDDKITEFDYIDGTIDKEKCGQLLNKNVAAVVIQSPNFFGCIEDIREIAALAHAQGALLIVAVDPISLGLLEAPGVLGADIVVGEGQPLGLPVSFGGPYLGFFATSEKLMRKMPGRIVGQTVDHEGNRGFVLTLQAREQHIRREKATSNICSNEALCALTAAVYLSAVGKEGLQQVAALSLQKAHYAQRELTKLKGVCTAFGASYFKEFVIQCAHPIQEINAALLQENIIGGLDLGRYYPELENCMLLCVTENRTHEDIHRLVEKLGAIL
- the gcvPB gene encoding aminomethyl-transferring glycine dehydrogenase subunit GcvPB gives rise to the protein MRKAQALIFETSKTGRCAIDLPSCDVPEEAIDTLIPKEFLRAEPAPLPELSQLDLMRHYTALSGRNFGVDSGFYPLGSCTMKYNPKVNEDVCRYAGFASLHPLQQPESVQGALKILYDMQQYLAEIAGMDAVTMQPVAGAHGELTGLKLICAYHRYRGQDRTKVIVPDSAHGTNPASAAVCGLEIVEIKSCADGSIDVDALRAAVGSDTAALMLTNPSTLGLFETKISEIADIVHEAGGLLYYDGANANAIMGIVRPGDMGFDVVHFNLHKTFGTPHGGGGPGAGAVGVKKSLTPFLPVPMITWDGSQYLLEEKRPLSIGKVHSFYGNFGVIVRAYAYILALGAEGLRQASLDAVMNANYCQQKLKGAYDAPFERFCMHECILTSKKQQQYGLHTLDLAKRLLDYGYHPPTIYFPLIVEEAMMIEPTDTESKETLDAFIDVMLKIAQEAETNAAEIQSAPHTTVVGRLDETLAARKPVVRWRG
- a CDS encoding radical SAM protein is translated as MAGIICFSYPNQTKSVSVTAQECAQDCAHCGGHYLKQMLPISAIEASDAKSFLISGGCEAGGRVPIGAHMKELKAAKKGRRYNLHVGLINQKEIDQIAEIADFVSFDFVGDQETIREVFGLQKNVEDYMHCYQALRQKVNVMPHICIGLHGGEIKGEYKALELLQKLGMDGLTFIIFTPTRGTQYADRLPPKMEEVVKLLKWARRTCPEIPIHLGCMRPGGRYRNEIDQWAVKIGLDTIVNPTPKAVELAKTLGLTIHRSEECCVL
- a CDS encoding radical SAM protein, whose product is MNVWKLSAGTACVIGKKKMKAKDLPTTAYIMLGEKCKNHCRFCAQSQESTARTNLLSRITWPSVACEEAVQGIASEHQAGRIKRACLQIVDSEHSWGETMQALDALHHHSKIPICVSSHLDTVEQAKELVENGAQRICIALDAATPEVYEKVKTGDWSAKWNLLCACAKALPGRVTTHLIVGLGETEQEMTERILRCIERGICVGLFAFTPIRGTALADALPPTIGQYRRIQIAHAILKHGDKQDRIVYQNGRITAFQLPIAKLLQVLKNGQAFQTSGCADCNRPYYNERPGGVLYNYPRPLTQTEVEQAIAESEIVRGEAYEVARHT